In Drosophila simulans strain w501 chromosome 3R, Prin_Dsim_3.1, whole genome shotgun sequence, a single window of DNA contains:
- the LOC6729501 gene encoding uncharacterized protein LOC6729501 isoform X2, producing MELNIDNRPNDVGVLAPNDQGDEDANRRMENTDAPKTPVARKTRRAVLKRMNATSEKDSPTHPDPPKTPGTPGHIRQSTETPRRSCRKSVRPAIDYDDIIVRSAKKAIAEAIQADLEDEKPAVHKWTTAEVGKNSRKRGRKSKRMVAKKQKTEHIVAEDDEEQVKELEAPQKKVDPSQGAEETTEVQEDILGKVSTKKSSKKSKTTDPEHADNIMDIVEKIEQPISIKKSSRASKNPDTKEQKVTEADVDELGICPLDVESQEEDGKDIQGGETKTNAEVVEYEAQTSAVDKDGQKHEEKDEQADEATKPAALDKDKEIAAEDKLKVANAVDEQAEEEMPSLLMESEDLDEPNQSPLNTTYDAEDKKDLDGSVILVVSPDKQKEAISSDLDASVILVGITDMQPVVCAPKPEIPEEKPVIKVVLTTSDDQDQTLLDLAAVASPNVSQSKKSKGYRFPTPFKARPMFNFTGTAEAVHHDHEVKEDQPQNTRKRSKSASIWNDTMPRTVSFQSPIEIANVEDIDKRWTGLKKSNVNNRRRRSKSLDENRCKMSRIPKPNRGVIPLNKTITPSKVNKRTKMPNFAAMHERQFAKMESLVDHVERKAERAKVLTNSVQKQAPGSTAKKLQSTSSVEDRARPRAMKKIDMTADRTLVMDHPSNKQNSSRLPLKATAPASNVASKPVFNLSTSTVKTFNATFSSRPADSHDNKLAERRQRRIEMFKGRTTKDQKEKGEFIRGVRLNRRFELQMQHRRHLEED from the exons ATGGAACTTAATATTG ATAATCGCCCAAACGATGTCGGCGTCTTGGCGCCGAACGATCAGGGAGATGAGGACGCCAATCGGAGGATGGAAAATACAGACGCTCCAAAGACTCCAGTGGCCAGGAAAACGCGACGAGCGGTACTCAAGCGGATGAACGCCACTTCGGAAAAGGATTCGCCCACGCATCCCGATCCTCCGAAGACACCGGGCACTCCAGGCCATATTCGCCAAAGCACCGAAACTCCGAGACGCAGTTGCCGGAAAAGTGTACGTCCAGCGATCGATTACGATGACATTATAGTGCGATCCGCCAAGAAGGCTATTGCCGAAGCAATTCAAGCTGATCTCGAGGACGAGAAGCCTGCCGTCCACAAGTGGACCACCGCAGAGGTGGGAAAAAATTCGCGCAAACGGGGTCGCAAGTCCAAGCGCATGGTCGCCAAGAAGCAGAAAACAGAGCACATAGTTGCAGAGGATGATGAGGAGCAGGTCAAGGAGTTGGAGGCCCCACAGAAAAAGGTGGATCCTTCTCAAGGTGCTGAAGAAACTACAGAGGTTCAAGAAGATATATTAGGGAAAGTATCCACGAAGAAGTCTTCTAAAAAGTCTAAAACTACAGATCCAGAACACGCAGATAATATTATGGACATTGTAGAGAAAATAGAGCAACCCATATCGATAAAGAAGTCTTCTAGGGCGTCTAAAAATCCAGACACCAAGGAGCAAAAGGTAACTGAAGCAGATGTTGATGAACTAGGCATATGCCCACTGGATGTGGAGAGCCAGGAAGAAGATGGGAAGGATATTCAAGGTggagaaaccaaaacaaacgcAGAGGTAGTTGAATATGAAGCCCAAACGAGTGCAGTCGATAAGGATGGTCAGAAACATGAAGAGAAAGATGAGCAAGCAGATGAGGCAACAAAACCAGCTGCGCTTGATAAAGACAAAGAAATAGCAGCTGAAGATAAACTAAAAGTAGCTAATGCCGTAGATGAGCAAGCAGAGGAAGAAATGCCCTCACTACTGATGGAAAGTGAAGACCTCGATGAACCAAATCAGTCGCCTCTCAATACCACATACGATGCAGAAGACAAGAAAGATTTGGATGGAAGTGTTATTCTGGTTGTTAGTCCGGACAAGCAGAAAGAGGCTATCTCCTCCGACCTCGATGCAAGTGTTATACTGGTCGGCATTACCGATATGCAGCCTGTTGTTTGCGCTCCGAAGCCCGAAATTCCGGAGGAGAAGCCGGTCATTAAAGTTGTGCTCACTACATCCGATGATCAGGACCAAACCCTTTTGGATCTAGCCGCTGTAGCTTCGCCAAATGTATCACAGTCGAAGAAATCGAAGGGCTATCGATTCCCTACGCCCTTTAAGGCAAGGCCGATGTTTAACTTTACAGGAACAGCGGAGGCAGTTCACCATGATCACGAGGTTAAAGAAGATCAACCGCAAAACACACGCAAACGTTCCAAGTCAGCCAGCATTTGGAACGACACCATGCCACGAACTGTATCCTTTCAGAGTCCTATTGAGATTGCCAATGTCGAGGACATTGATAAGCGCTGGACAGGACTTAAAAAGAGCA ATGTCAATAATCGCCGTAGGCGCTCAAAGTCATTGGACGAAAACCGCTGCAAAATGAGCAGGATCCCCAAGCCCAATAGAG GTGTTATACCGCTAAACAAAACCATCACACCCAGCAAGGTGAATAAGCGCACCAAGATGCCCAATTTTGCTGCCATGCATGAGAGACAGTTTGCCAAGATGGAGAGTCTGGTGGACCACGTCGAACGCAAGGCGGAACGCGCCAAGGTGCTAACCAATTCTGTACAGAAGCAAGCGCCAGGATCGACGGCGAAGAAACTGCAGAGCACCTCGTCTGTGGAGGATCGTGCTCGTCCAAGAGCAATGAAAAAGATCGACATGACCGCCGATCGGACCTTGGTAATGGATCATCCGTCCAATAAGCAGAACTCATCACGTTTGCCTTTGAAGGCCACCGCTCCCGCTTCCAATGTAGCTTCAAAGCCAGTTTTCAATTTGTCCACCTCCACGGTGAAGACATTCAACGCTACGTTTTCCAGCAGACCGGCCGATTCGCACGACAACAAGCTGGCTGAGCGACGCCAGCGGCGCATTGAAATGTTCAAGGGTAGGACCACCAAGGACCAGAAGGAGAAAGGAGAGTTTATCCGCGGAGTGCGCCTCAATCGACGTTTTGAACTCCAAATGCAGCACCGTCGACACCTGGAGGAGGATTAG
- the LOC6729501 gene encoding uncharacterized protein LOC6729501 isoform X1, producing MELNIEDNRPNDVGVLAPNDQGDEDANRRMENTDAPKTPVARKTRRAVLKRMNATSEKDSPTHPDPPKTPGTPGHIRQSTETPRRSCRKSVRPAIDYDDIIVRSAKKAIAEAIQADLEDEKPAVHKWTTAEVGKNSRKRGRKSKRMVAKKQKTEHIVAEDDEEQVKELEAPQKKVDPSQGAEETTEVQEDILGKVSTKKSSKKSKTTDPEHADNIMDIVEKIEQPISIKKSSRASKNPDTKEQKVTEADVDELGICPLDVESQEEDGKDIQGGETKTNAEVVEYEAQTSAVDKDGQKHEEKDEQADEATKPAALDKDKEIAAEDKLKVANAVDEQAEEEMPSLLMESEDLDEPNQSPLNTTYDAEDKKDLDGSVILVVSPDKQKEAISSDLDASVILVGITDMQPVVCAPKPEIPEEKPVIKVVLTTSDDQDQTLLDLAAVASPNVSQSKKSKGYRFPTPFKARPMFNFTGTAEAVHHDHEVKEDQPQNTRKRSKSASIWNDTMPRTVSFQSPIEIANVEDIDKRWTGLKKSNVNNRRRRSKSLDENRCKMSRIPKPNRGVIPLNKTITPSKVNKRTKMPNFAAMHERQFAKMESLVDHVERKAERAKVLTNSVQKQAPGSTAKKLQSTSSVEDRARPRAMKKIDMTADRTLVMDHPSNKQNSSRLPLKATAPASNVASKPVFNLSTSTVKTFNATFSSRPADSHDNKLAERRQRRIEMFKGRTTKDQKEKGEFIRGVRLNRRFELQMQHRRHLEED from the exons ATGGAACTTAATATTG AAGATAATCGCCCAAACGATGTCGGCGTCTTGGCGCCGAACGATCAGGGAGATGAGGACGCCAATCGGAGGATGGAAAATACAGACGCTCCAAAGACTCCAGTGGCCAGGAAAACGCGACGAGCGGTACTCAAGCGGATGAACGCCACTTCGGAAAAGGATTCGCCCACGCATCCCGATCCTCCGAAGACACCGGGCACTCCAGGCCATATTCGCCAAAGCACCGAAACTCCGAGACGCAGTTGCCGGAAAAGTGTACGTCCAGCGATCGATTACGATGACATTATAGTGCGATCCGCCAAGAAGGCTATTGCCGAAGCAATTCAAGCTGATCTCGAGGACGAGAAGCCTGCCGTCCACAAGTGGACCACCGCAGAGGTGGGAAAAAATTCGCGCAAACGGGGTCGCAAGTCCAAGCGCATGGTCGCCAAGAAGCAGAAAACAGAGCACATAGTTGCAGAGGATGATGAGGAGCAGGTCAAGGAGTTGGAGGCCCCACAGAAAAAGGTGGATCCTTCTCAAGGTGCTGAAGAAACTACAGAGGTTCAAGAAGATATATTAGGGAAAGTATCCACGAAGAAGTCTTCTAAAAAGTCTAAAACTACAGATCCAGAACACGCAGATAATATTATGGACATTGTAGAGAAAATAGAGCAACCCATATCGATAAAGAAGTCTTCTAGGGCGTCTAAAAATCCAGACACCAAGGAGCAAAAGGTAACTGAAGCAGATGTTGATGAACTAGGCATATGCCCACTGGATGTGGAGAGCCAGGAAGAAGATGGGAAGGATATTCAAGGTggagaaaccaaaacaaacgcAGAGGTAGTTGAATATGAAGCCCAAACGAGTGCAGTCGATAAGGATGGTCAGAAACATGAAGAGAAAGATGAGCAAGCAGATGAGGCAACAAAACCAGCTGCGCTTGATAAAGACAAAGAAATAGCAGCTGAAGATAAACTAAAAGTAGCTAATGCCGTAGATGAGCAAGCAGAGGAAGAAATGCCCTCACTACTGATGGAAAGTGAAGACCTCGATGAACCAAATCAGTCGCCTCTCAATACCACATACGATGCAGAAGACAAGAAAGATTTGGATGGAAGTGTTATTCTGGTTGTTAGTCCGGACAAGCAGAAAGAGGCTATCTCCTCCGACCTCGATGCAAGTGTTATACTGGTCGGCATTACCGATATGCAGCCTGTTGTTTGCGCTCCGAAGCCCGAAATTCCGGAGGAGAAGCCGGTCATTAAAGTTGTGCTCACTACATCCGATGATCAGGACCAAACCCTTTTGGATCTAGCCGCTGTAGCTTCGCCAAATGTATCACAGTCGAAGAAATCGAAGGGCTATCGATTCCCTACGCCCTTTAAGGCAAGGCCGATGTTTAACTTTACAGGAACAGCGGAGGCAGTTCACCATGATCACGAGGTTAAAGAAGATCAACCGCAAAACACACGCAAACGTTCCAAGTCAGCCAGCATTTGGAACGACACCATGCCACGAACTGTATCCTTTCAGAGTCCTATTGAGATTGCCAATGTCGAGGACATTGATAAGCGCTGGACAGGACTTAAAAAGAGCA ATGTCAATAATCGCCGTAGGCGCTCAAAGTCATTGGACGAAAACCGCTGCAAAATGAGCAGGATCCCCAAGCCCAATAGAG GTGTTATACCGCTAAACAAAACCATCACACCCAGCAAGGTGAATAAGCGCACCAAGATGCCCAATTTTGCTGCCATGCATGAGAGACAGTTTGCCAAGATGGAGAGTCTGGTGGACCACGTCGAACGCAAGGCGGAACGCGCCAAGGTGCTAACCAATTCTGTACAGAAGCAAGCGCCAGGATCGACGGCGAAGAAACTGCAGAGCACCTCGTCTGTGGAGGATCGTGCTCGTCCAAGAGCAATGAAAAAGATCGACATGACCGCCGATCGGACCTTGGTAATGGATCATCCGTCCAATAAGCAGAACTCATCACGTTTGCCTTTGAAGGCCACCGCTCCCGCTTCCAATGTAGCTTCAAAGCCAGTTTTCAATTTGTCCACCTCCACGGTGAAGACATTCAACGCTACGTTTTCCAGCAGACCGGCCGATTCGCACGACAACAAGCTGGCTGAGCGACGCCAGCGGCGCATTGAAATGTTCAAGGGTAGGACCACCAAGGACCAGAAGGAGAAAGGAGAGTTTATCCGCGGAGTGCGCCTCAATCGACGTTTTGAACTCCAAATGCAGCACCGTCGACACCTGGAGGAGGATTAG
- the LOC6729501 gene encoding uncharacterized protein LOC6729501 isoform X3, with protein MELNIEDNRPNDVGVLAPNDQGDEDANRRMENTDAPKTPVARKTRRAVLKRMNATSEKDSPTHPDPPKTPGTPGHIRQSTETPRRSCRKSVRPAIDYDDIIVRSAKKAIAEAIQADLEDEKPAVHKWTTAEVGKNSRKRGRKSKRMVAKKQKTEHIVAEDDEEQVKELEAPQKKVDPSQGAEETTEVQEDILGKVSTKKSSKKSKTTDPEHADNIMDIVEKIEQPISIKKSSRASKNPDTKEQKVTEADVDELGICPLDVESQEEDGKDIQGGETKTNAEVVEYEAQTSAVDKDGQKHEEKDEQADDKLKVANAVDEQAEEEMPSLLMESEDLDEPNQSPLNTTYDAEDKKDLDGSVILVVSPDKQKEAISSDLDASVILVGITDMQPVVCAPKPEIPEEKPVIKVVLTTSDDQDQTLLDLAAVASPNVSQSKKSKGYRFPTPFKARPMFNFTGTAEAVHHDHEVKEDQPQNTRKRSKSASIWNDTMPRTVSFQSPIEIANVEDIDKRWTGLKKSNVNNRRRRSKSLDENRCKMSRIPKPNRGVIPLNKTITPSKVNKRTKMPNFAAMHERQFAKMESLVDHVERKAERAKVLTNSVQKQAPGSTAKKLQSTSSVEDRARPRAMKKIDMTADRTLVMDHPSNKQNSSRLPLKATAPASNVASKPVFNLSTSTVKTFNATFSSRPADSHDNKLAERRQRRIEMFKGRTTKDQKEKGEFIRGVRLNRRFELQMQHRRHLEED; from the exons ATGGAACTTAATATTG AAGATAATCGCCCAAACGATGTCGGCGTCTTGGCGCCGAACGATCAGGGAGATGAGGACGCCAATCGGAGGATGGAAAATACAGACGCTCCAAAGACTCCAGTGGCCAGGAAAACGCGACGAGCGGTACTCAAGCGGATGAACGCCACTTCGGAAAAGGATTCGCCCACGCATCCCGATCCTCCGAAGACACCGGGCACTCCAGGCCATATTCGCCAAAGCACCGAAACTCCGAGACGCAGTTGCCGGAAAAGTGTACGTCCAGCGATCGATTACGATGACATTATAGTGCGATCCGCCAAGAAGGCTATTGCCGAAGCAATTCAAGCTGATCTCGAGGACGAGAAGCCTGCCGTCCACAAGTGGACCACCGCAGAGGTGGGAAAAAATTCGCGCAAACGGGGTCGCAAGTCCAAGCGCATGGTCGCCAAGAAGCAGAAAACAGAGCACATAGTTGCAGAGGATGATGAGGAGCAGGTCAAGGAGTTGGAGGCCCCACAGAAAAAGGTGGATCCTTCTCAAGGTGCTGAAGAAACTACAGAGGTTCAAGAAGATATATTAGGGAAAGTATCCACGAAGAAGTCTTCTAAAAAGTCTAAAACTACAGATCCAGAACACGCAGATAATATTATGGACATTGTAGAGAAAATAGAGCAACCCATATCGATAAAGAAGTCTTCTAGGGCGTCTAAAAATCCAGACACCAAGGAGCAAAAGGTAACTGAAGCAGATGTTGATGAACTAGGCATATGCCCACTGGATGTGGAGAGCCAGGAAGAAGATGGGAAGGATATTCAAGGTggagaaaccaaaacaaacgcAGAGGTAGTTGAATATGAAGCCCAAACGAGTGCAGTCGATAAGGATGGTCAGAAACATGAAGAGAAAGATGAGCAAGCAGAT GATAAACTAAAAGTAGCTAATGCCGTAGATGAGCAAGCAGAGGAAGAAATGCCCTCACTACTGATGGAAAGTGAAGACCTCGATGAACCAAATCAGTCGCCTCTCAATACCACATACGATGCAGAAGACAAGAAAGATTTGGATGGAAGTGTTATTCTGGTTGTTAGTCCGGACAAGCAGAAAGAGGCTATCTCCTCCGACCTCGATGCAAGTGTTATACTGGTCGGCATTACCGATATGCAGCCTGTTGTTTGCGCTCCGAAGCCCGAAATTCCGGAGGAGAAGCCGGTCATTAAAGTTGTGCTCACTACATCCGATGATCAGGACCAAACCCTTTTGGATCTAGCCGCTGTAGCTTCGCCAAATGTATCACAGTCGAAGAAATCGAAGGGCTATCGATTCCCTACGCCCTTTAAGGCAAGGCCGATGTTTAACTTTACAGGAACAGCGGAGGCAGTTCACCATGATCACGAGGTTAAAGAAGATCAACCGCAAAACACACGCAAACGTTCCAAGTCAGCCAGCATTTGGAACGACACCATGCCACGAACTGTATCCTTTCAGAGTCCTATTGAGATTGCCAATGTCGAGGACATTGATAAGCGCTGGACAGGACTTAAAAAGAGCA ATGTCAATAATCGCCGTAGGCGCTCAAAGTCATTGGACGAAAACCGCTGCAAAATGAGCAGGATCCCCAAGCCCAATAGAG GTGTTATACCGCTAAACAAAACCATCACACCCAGCAAGGTGAATAAGCGCACCAAGATGCCCAATTTTGCTGCCATGCATGAGAGACAGTTTGCCAAGATGGAGAGTCTGGTGGACCACGTCGAACGCAAGGCGGAACGCGCCAAGGTGCTAACCAATTCTGTACAGAAGCAAGCGCCAGGATCGACGGCGAAGAAACTGCAGAGCACCTCGTCTGTGGAGGATCGTGCTCGTCCAAGAGCAATGAAAAAGATCGACATGACCGCCGATCGGACCTTGGTAATGGATCATCCGTCCAATAAGCAGAACTCATCACGTTTGCCTTTGAAGGCCACCGCTCCCGCTTCCAATGTAGCTTCAAAGCCAGTTTTCAATTTGTCCACCTCCACGGTGAAGACATTCAACGCTACGTTTTCCAGCAGACCGGCCGATTCGCACGACAACAAGCTGGCTGAGCGACGCCAGCGGCGCATTGAAATGTTCAAGGGTAGGACCACCAAGGACCAGAAGGAGAAAGGAGAGTTTATCCGCGGAGTGCGCCTCAATCGACGTTTTGAACTCCAAATGCAGCACCGTCGACACCTGGAGGAGGATTAG
- the LOC6729502 gene encoding inactive non-canonical poly(A) RNA polymerase protein Trf4-2 has translation MCDEANPAKPWQLPAVVYGNGIPALCLLHQEIEQFYNYIRSTPTEFCLRAGAVRRIEDVVLSIWPSAFVDLFGSFRTGLNLPDSDIDLVVYYRFWNPRLLHELQNELVSQGVTDPDTVTVLDKASVPVVKFTDRISRIRFDVTFNSVASGVQAAELIKDFIRQFPELPKLVMVLKQFLSLHGFNEVYNSGGVSSYALTLMVISFLQQHARSNKRLSDHSKLALLLIQFLDYYGRKFDFFKYGISVLGEGGCVEKERLRSTLGENNWQSVLCIEDPVTPTNDIGRSSYGVLGVMQGFGAAFVKLSKLVDSDSSKIVGPILANIVEVPQSIINYRAWVHYNFQHLLTPGLPRTDSLGQPSLAGSTSPSASEDERSGGQATIGFGRCDDPPQKIDIDADLANLNLN, from the coding sequence ATGTGTGACGAAGCGAATCCAGCGAAGCCGTGGCAGCTTCCTGCTGTGGTGTACGGCAATGGGATTCCGGCGCTGTGCCTGCTGCACCAGGAGATCGAGCAGTTCTACAACTACATCCGGTCCACGCCAACGGAGTTTTGCTTGCGGGCAGGTGCAGTGCGTCGCATCGAGGACGTGGTGCTTTCCATTTGGCCAAGCGCATTCGTCGATCTCTTTGGCTCATTTCGGACCGGTCTAAATCTGCCAGACTCGGACATTGATCTGGTGGTGTACTATAGATTCTGGAACCCCAGACTGCTGCATGAGCTTCAAAACGAACTAGTCAGCCAAGGGGTAACTGATCCGGACACAGTGACCGTCCTCGACAAGGCCTCCGTGCCAGTGGTGAAGTTCACGGACCGCATTTCCCGCATCAGGTTTGATGTGACCTTCAACTCCGTAGCATCCGGCGTACAGGCCGCCGAGCTGATCAAGGACTTTATCCGCCAGTTTCCTGAACTGCCCAAGCTGGTCATGGTGCTCAAGCAGTTCCTCAGCCTTCACGGATTCAACGAGGTCTACAACTCCGGCGGAGTCTCGTCCTACGCACTCACGCTAATGGTGATCAGCTTTCTGCAGCAGCATGCGCGCTCCAACAAGCGTTTAAGTGACCACAGTAAGCTGGCCCTGCTGCTAATTCAGTTTCTAGACTACTACGGCCGCAAGTTTGACTTCTTCAAGTATGGAATATCGGTGCTCGGCGAAGGCGGTTGCGTCGAGAAGGAGCGGCTTCGCTCCACGCTCGGCGAGAACAACTGGCAGTCGGTGCTTTGCATAGAGGATCCAGTGACGCCGACCAACGATATAGGAAGGAGCTCCTATGGGGTGCTCGGCGTGATGCAAGGATTCGGGGCAGCCTTCGTGAAGCTGTCGAAGCTGGTGGACTCCGATTCGTCCAAGATTGTCGGCCCCATATTGGCCAACATTGTAGAGGTGCCGCAGTCCATAATCAACTACCGGGCTTGGGTGCACTACAACTTCCAGCATCTTTTGACACCGGGATTGCCTCGTACCGATTCCCTTGGACAACCGTCGCTCGCGGGCTCCACATCCCCCTCCGCCTCCGAGGATGAGCGCTCGGGCGGGCAGGCTACTATTGGATTCGGCCGATGTGATGATCCTCCCCAGAAAATAGACATAGATGCCGACCTTGCAAACCTTAATTTGAATTAA